Sequence from the Notolabrus celidotus isolate fNotCel1 chromosome 14, fNotCel1.pri, whole genome shotgun sequence genome:
ACTCAATTGTATTTCCTTTTCCACATGAGgatgacagatttttttccctCAGCTCTGTTAATTTCTTCGGATTAGTTCTACAAAGATGTCTTAAAGTTCCTGTCACCTCTCAAATTTgatgttcatttgttttgtgtgtttgtcatggGGGAATCTGGAGGAGAAAGTTGTTGCTAAAAGTGGAGAGCAGAGCCGGCCCTATAACcaacttggtgccctaggcaagatttcaactgatgccccttgtattgtaaccaactccaccaacaatcacatcacagatacaatgaaagaaaactgacatacagctttatgtttcacacgttttcttatttaaaagaacattaataaaatggtaacaacactgatatttagcaggacaAATTAtaaatttcaaaatacataaattagtagtagtagaatttattcagtcattatataacacaataattttcacagtgcagacacttttgGCAAAGCAACAggaatgtattaagtgatgactgaaaaggaagaagcaaaatgctttttaagtctagcctacattttctatttaattaagctaacagcttcaaaagtgtaaaaaaaaaacaacaaaacaaacaaaaacaagtaatcataaacacataaagacttcaaaactgatttggaaacctttttttttaaccaaaagtGAAAAACCAACTTTTATATGTATAGTGTTATCACTCCtcaatttaaccccaaattatattagataaaataatattattatggACGGCTGCACCCTAgtatttgcctatactgcctctGCCCTGGCCCGGCCCTGATAGAGTGCGCCAgcacctgagaaacaaacatgtgtTCATGATCTGTTCATAGGGAAGCATCATCAACAGGGAGTCCTCTACACTGAATAAACCACAGTAGCGATGACAGCAGCCACGGCGTGCACGCGTATTCTCCTCCACGGCTCTCGTGTGAGTGATCACAGTCTGCACCGCAAAGGCGCACGCGAGCTCCACGCAACTGCCTTCGGACAGGCGCGTGGATCTGACTGATGCACCTGAACCCCAGCAGCTTATGTCTCACGTGCAGTCCCGACAGCCCCACACCCCAAATCAGAGGCACCGCGGCGCGCGCAGCAGCAGCCGCAGCGAACTGGCAACGCGATCCTCCGCAGTGCGCACCCGCCCGAGAGCCTCGCGCGGTACGCGAGCTCGAGCGCTCCGCAGGGGTTCCCGAGGGCCCCGCTGAAGTGGAGCGCGTGAGTCACCAGGCCGCCAGGTACGTCAAGGTGAGCGCGAGGCGAGGCTCGATTCCGCCCACCTCTGACAGCAGCCTGAGCTCGTGCGTGCAGCAGCACAGCTGAAAGGTGGACACGAGCTCCACCGCGTACACAGAGAGGCCGGTGTCCGCGAGGGCCCGTCTCAACAACCTGCGGACCACATCACTGAGCGCGAGGACCCCCACGAGCACCGACAGGGACACGGCCACGTCTGCACTCATGTTCCCCGCTGCTGTGCGCTCTGCCGGGGGGGAGACTCCTCTGCAGCCCTCCTCTCcagtctctggtctctggtctctctgAGTCCCTGATCTCTGGAAGccttggctgctgctgctgctgctctatCCGGAGGGATGCAGGTCCAAACGGGAGCAAATGAGCTTCAGCCCCTTTAACTCACATGGTGCGGAAGTGATTGAGCTCTGCAGTGTtcatcctcccccctctccctccctcctctctctctctctctctctctctgtgtattgtTGCTCCCCTTTTCTTTCCCTGTGCGCCCCTTTTCCTTTATCATCCACTCCTCATCCCTTTTCGACGCCCTCTTCCGCCTCCGCCCTCCTGTCAGCTCcccctttacacacacacacacacacacacaacacacacacacacacaccacacacacgcacacacacacacacaccacacacacacacacacacacacaccacacacacacacaacaccatTGCTGTTCATCTGGTTGATATTTATTCCATGTAAATAAACTGTGTTGAGTTTCCTgatcattataataaaagtaaacactctcctcctcttgtttgtTGAGTTTCCTCTTGGTGTCGTTGTGATTTTGATCTGCTCACATAAAAATAATCCTGACTTGACATTTTGTCAGAGTGACACtaacacacctcctcctcccctgggTGCACTCTCCTCAAACCCTCCTCAAAGGTTCTTATGAGGGAACATGACCTCTTCATCTCATTAACAAGGGAAACAAAGTATTAGGCTCCATATCAAGTAGGCTAATCCCTGGAGACTTTCAGGTCAATAGGTCAGACACAGTGAGAGGAAGATGGTAGAGAGGCTCtttaatttagtgttttttcattGAGTGTTCGGTGTATCTTGCCCTCAGTCAACATGATGAATCCAGTTTATAGCTTACAGTCCACagatgtttatctttaaaaatctAGACTCCTTTAGTCAAGCCTTACAAATCTCTCACAGTGTTTAATTTCACCCTGACCTTTTTAACAGTTAATGAGCTTCTCCAAATTTAGTAAGATCCCTGAGTCCAATAGAAGTTAATGTGATGCATTGTATCAGAATCTTTCACAGGGCAACATCTTGCACATACCTGCAAACTGTACAGCTCTCTCATTAAAGAAGAACTGTGCATATTTAGTTTAATACTATGTCATATTTCTAATTTCCAAAAGTTATGATCTGTTAAGAACAAAATGCCCTCTTTGCACTAAAATGtactttgttttcttgttaaaCTGTGATCATGGGCATCAGCTTAAAGTTTGAAACAGACATTGaaacattgatttatttgtttttcaggcACTAGATAGCAGAAACTAATTTTCAATGTTGTCCCTGGTCAGTTAACAGGtggtgtctgtgtttgagaaaataaagagtATTTATGCTTTAAATGAAGTCAGTAAATCTTCCCCACCATTCAGATTGAAATTGCTTAATAGGAAATAATCTGTGAGTTGTCTACATGTGAGTTGCATTCATCATGTTTGACTTCTGCACCCTGAGGAGGCTGAAATTCCTCCTTGTTGCAGCATCTCTGAGGGAGTATGCAGTTCATTCatcaccactagatgtcactgtcTCATTATTCTTCACTGGAATTTGTAATGACTTAGTTACTGAGAAGTTTGCTCTGATGTAACTCTggtgtaaataaaacaataacagctTGAAATGTGCAGTTTGTTATTGTTCATATTTATTTCAGTGGACCTCAATATAAAGGAGATCAAATATGATAAGATATAAGTATatcaaatgtaaatgtttgaagtgtttgctgtatgtttttgttgattgatactgttctggtttttgttttgttttaactctgtaaaacactttgaattgctcttgtatgaatggtgctttataaataaactttcatTGCCTTGCCTATTATACACATTTCAGGTATTTTGTACAGAAGCCCTAAAGGAcatcattaaatacattttattttcacttgttttctcaggataacaaaaaaataagaggagaaaactgagaaactaaatgtatttaataatgTCTTATAGGGCTTCTGTACCAAAcataaaaggagcacatttatacatatggtaaccaagttacttcaggtaataggaaaggcctgttatcaATTtcttcaattattattattatttatttgtcacAAACATTGTTTAGATGATTTTGTCTAAGTAAAGAATGAAAAGACATTTTGTTACGTGACATTTATCtaattttaagatatatttttgggcttttttacctttattgataggacagctgaagagagacaggagacacAGGGAggggagagtgagggaagatATGCAGTGAGGTCTCGActggctgggagttgaaccggcgacctctgcgatgaggactatagcctctatatgtgggacgcttagaccgctagaccaccagcaccCCACTTGACATTTATCTTAAAGGTTGAGGatcacagacacaaaaaatTAGATTAGTTCTCTGGATAAATTAAGATAAATTATCTCATTGtcacaagaaaaataagttgagatcttGAGATAACAGAGAAAATAGATCtgtttaatcatgtccttttagggcttctgtaatTTTAACCTGAAATATAAACTTAAAAGCTAAAAAGGgacaaacatgacaaacattATTCTGCTCTTTAAAGTTTGTTACCCACACGCAGATTGACCCCTGAACGCATCAATCTAAGCCAGGGTTGGTAGAAAGTTATAATTTCAGAGTTCTTCCAagtgtccctgaatgcaccgCCACTTGCTCTCTCCTCACGAGCTGCGACCCGCCCCAGACTTCCtaatcagccaatcagacgcTGAGTGAAGGTCTGATCAGCCAATAGCGTGCCTGCAGAGGAGTGTAAGGGGGCGGGTCCTTCTGTGCAGCAGGCTTCTCTGTACCCAGCTAACAATAGCCTGGGATCGGCAAGTTTACTGTTAAAGAAACCACCCAGGCAGGAGGgcgacacacagagaggagcacAGCCGAGAGGGGAGCACACTTTACCCAATACATGAGACGGAAATTATCACCCCACATCCTGGGACTTACATTTCCAACCATACAAGTGGTGAGTGAGCATTTCCACTTTAATTCTCACCCTGAAATTTATCCCTTCATCTCCATTCTCAGCCCGGCATGGTGCATTGTGAATTAGGTGCTCATTACCCTGAGAATAGGAAAGGGTTAATGGTTACTGTGGGCTGGGACCACCACACTATTATTCCCTCATTCCTTATCTTACATGCATGTATTATACTGCTCCCCCCGGACCCCACAGGCCCCTCTGCCCGCACACAGTGGACCTGAAGCCGGCCACGGTGAGGTTGGAGCAGTCGGTGGTGGATGGTGgagtgattattattttattacacaGGTTTCCTCCCAGTTCACCAGCTGGCTGAGGTATCATGGGAGTTGGTGCTGGTGAACTGGTGACAGTGTCataaatgaatgcatgaatgaatgaatgaatgaatgaatgaatgaatgagtgaatgaatgaatgaatgaaagaaatcctgcaatttttaattaatttttaaaaaatacttctaATAGTAattatttaatagttttcaatttataaagcagagtgaaaatacTCATACATAGCAGTGCTGGGtgataccacacttttatgattcaaTAAGATACCGaatacttttttggcaatttattcaATACCCGATACAGATAccgatactttcagtgatttaaaaaataataaaatgaaacacaacTCCCAAGACAAATACTGatcatttaacaactttaatatcCTTTGGtggtcttttttaaaataaattaaaaaaacacataaataattaaaatcctTTAT
This genomic interval carries:
- the aqp11 gene encoding LOW QUALITY PROTEIN: aquaporin-11 (The sequence of the model RefSeq protein was modified relative to this genomic sequence to represent the inferred CDS: inserted 4 bases in 2 codons; deleted 3 bases in 2 codons); its protein translation is MSADVAVSLSVLVGVLALSDVVRRLLRRALADTGLSVYAVELVSTFQLCCCTHELRLLSEVGGIEPRLALTLTYLAAVTHALHFSGALGNPCGALELAYRARLSGGCALRRIACQFAAAAAARAAVPLIWGVGLSGLHVRHKLLGFRCISQIHAPVRRXSCVELACAFAVQTVITHTRAVEENXRVHAVAAVIATVVYSGGSMTGAVFNPALAFSTQFPCSGNSFLEYCLVYWLGPLLGMMSSVLLFDKLVPLMSSKSSSPHLPLDAKKTT